In Verrucomicrobiia bacterium, a single genomic region encodes these proteins:
- a CDS encoding DUF167 domain-containing protein: MTVPSFLRVQTDGILLSIKLQPRAAANRIGEPQGAELRVHVTAPPVDAAANQALIKLLAEALDCPRNRIELLRGHTSSHKVVKCYGLPAEAVLAKLDWTR; this comes from the coding sequence ATGACTGTGCCCAGCTTTCTTCGGGTTCAAACCGATGGCATCCTCTTGTCTATCAAACTGCAACCTCGGGCCGCGGCCAATCGGATTGGAGAGCCGCAGGGGGCGGAACTGCGCGTCCACGTGACGGCGCCGCCGGTGGATGCGGCGGCCAACCAGGCGCTCATCAAGCTGCTGGCTGAGGCCTTGGATTGCCCGCGCAACCGCATTGAACTGCTGCGCGGCCATACCTCGAGCCATAAGGTTGTGAAGTGTTACGGACTGCCCGCCGAAGCCGTTCTGGCGAAACTGGATTGGACTCGCTGA
- the htpX gene encoding protease HtpX produces the protein MAQIGKRIFLFVLVNILVMLTITVILGLLRVGNYFPQGHLAGLAVLCLVWGFAGAFISLALSRVMAKWMMGVQVIPPDTNDPRLRELVETVHGLARAAGLPKLPEVGIYESNEVNAFATGPTRSRALVAVSSGLLQRMGSKDVEGVLGHEITHVANGDMVTMTLIQGVINAFVLFLARVLAFVVSQALRSRNERDSGGGIVEWMLIMLFQTVFSILGMIVVCWFSRWREFRADAGGARLAGRENMINALKTLARLNDPAAVAAEAQQHPSFQALKISGPRRGVLSLFASHPPLEERIARLEHGAF, from the coding sequence ATGGCTCAAATCGGGAAAAGAATATTCCTATTCGTCCTGGTGAACATCCTGGTGATGCTCACCATCACGGTGATTCTGGGTTTGCTTCGGGTGGGCAACTACTTCCCGCAAGGGCATCTGGCCGGTCTGGCGGTGCTATGCCTGGTTTGGGGTTTTGCCGGGGCGTTTATTTCGCTGGCTCTGTCGCGTGTGATGGCCAAGTGGATGATGGGTGTGCAGGTGATTCCCCCCGACACGAACGACCCGCGCCTGAGAGAACTGGTCGAGACGGTGCATGGCCTGGCCCGGGCTGCGGGGTTGCCCAAGCTGCCGGAGGTGGGGATTTATGAATCTAATGAGGTAAACGCTTTTGCCACCGGGCCAACCCGCTCGCGGGCGCTGGTGGCGGTATCGAGCGGCCTGCTCCAACGGATGGGTTCCAAGGATGTCGAGGGGGTCCTGGGGCATGAAATAACCCACGTCGCCAATGGCGACATGGTCACGATGACCCTGATTCAAGGGGTGATCAACGCGTTCGTCTTGTTCCTGGCGCGGGTTTTGGCATTTGTGGTGAGCCAGGCATTGCGCTCGCGCAATGAGCGCGATAGCGGGGGCGGCATTGTGGAATGGATGCTCATCATGCTGTTCCAAACCGTTTTCTCCATCCTGGGCATGATCGTGGTGTGCTGGTTCTCTCGCTGGCGCGAGTTCCGAGCCGACGCAGGCGGGGCGCGCCTGGCGGGCCGGGAAAACATGATTAATGCCCTGAAAACGCTGGCCCGGTTGAACGACCCGGCAGCCGTTGCTGCCGAAGCACAGCAGCATCCCTCATTTCAGGCGCTTAAGATTTCGGGTCCCCGCCGGGGGGTTCTGTCGCTATTTGCGTCGCACCCGCCCCTCGAGGAGCGCATCGCCCGCCTGGAACACGGCGCGTTCTAG
- a CDS encoding DUF1080 domain-containing protein, which yields MSNSNRLAIWILCGLFFSACASHSASPPAQPAIAGPEPSQTGAAAPNPAPAPPAKDELKEAAAKPAAPFEGEGWHSMFDGETLTGWRQTAFAGRGEVECRSGLIVLNMGDPFTGINWTNSFPKMNYEIALDAMRTMGADFFCGLTVPVGDSFCSLIVGGWGGSLLGISSLDGMDASENDTTKFVNFESKRWYRIRLRVTQGRIEGWVDDKKLIDVGTTGKRIDLRPGDIEMSMPMGIASWQTSSALREIKCRTVAGPADPPKKEF from the coding sequence ATGAGCAATTCAAACCGGCTGGCTATCTGGATTCTTTGTGGACTTTTCTTTAGCGCCTGCGCCTCGCATTCCGCAAGTCCTCCTGCCCAGCCGGCTATAGCCGGCCCGGAACCATCCCAAACCGGCGCTGCGGCTCCCAACCCCGCGCCTGCGCCGCCGGCGAAGGACGAGTTAAAGGAGGCCGCAGCCAAACCTGCCGCGCCATTCGAGGGTGAGGGCTGGCACTCGATGTTCGACGGCGAGACCCTGACCGGGTGGCGCCAGACCGCCTTCGCCGGACGTGGCGAGGTCGAATGCCGGTCGGGCTTAATTGTTTTGAACATGGGCGACCCGTTTACGGGAATCAATTGGACCAATTCATTTCCCAAAATGAACTACGAAATCGCCCTGGATGCCATGCGCACGATGGGCGCTGACTTTTTTTGCGGCCTGACCGTTCCGGTAGGGGATTCCTTTTGCAGCCTAATCGTCGGGGGTTGGGGAGGGTCGCTGTTGGGCATATCGAGCCTCGACGGCATGGATGCCTCCGAAAACGACACCACCAAATTCGTTAACTTCGAATCCAAGCGCTGGTACCGCATTCGCCTGCGCGTTACTCAAGGCCGCATCGAGGGCTGGGTTGATGACAAGAAACTCATTGATGTGGGCACAACCGGCAAAAGAATCGACCTGCGCCCCGGCGATATCGAGATGTCAATGCCGATGGGCATTGCCTCCTGGCAGACCTCGTCGGCCTTGCGTGAGATCAAATGCCGAACCGTCGCCGGCCCCGCCGACCCGCCGAAAAAGGAGTTTTGA
- a CDS encoding sodium:calcium symporter — translation MDSLIKSLEATGVWAPWCFLLLFLAGSVLMIWRLEAMNASGFEGTVLGTLVMPYCSGLGNLIFAFLLAAKAGSGPEVLTNCLVNNVTNLTLLIGVPTIIWGMNLMPAPQKKESKKKKNKAQQQIRKINRLSLLLTLAAVLFFTGAVWAMARHGHIDFDDGLVLIGLFLFWQCFHVFDVLKSNVQQNKSFTWRLPVDLVLLAIGAYAIYVSTDWLVDWISNIHTGFISARHLGWLSGWLMVLPNGLLAFYYGWRGNPEVVYTSQVGDGHICIPLCIGIYALYRPIQTPAFFETGLIILLASAVLHFVLIALLGRLPRLMGWALTAAYGVFLYEGLLK, via the coding sequence TTGGACTCGCTGATCAAATCACTCGAAGCAACCGGCGTCTGGGCGCCGTGGTGTTTCCTGCTGCTCTTCCTGGCCGGCTCGGTCCTGATGATCTGGCGCCTGGAAGCCATGAATGCCAGCGGCTTTGAAGGAACGGTTCTGGGGACCCTGGTGATGCCGTATTGCTCGGGGTTGGGCAATTTGATTTTCGCCTTTCTGCTGGCTGCCAAAGCCGGTTCAGGCCCGGAAGTCCTGACGAATTGCCTGGTCAACAACGTGACCAATCTAACCTTGCTGATCGGTGTGCCGACGATCATCTGGGGCATGAACCTCATGCCCGCTCCCCAGAAAAAAGAATCGAAGAAAAAGAAAAACAAGGCTCAACAGCAAATTCGCAAAATTAACCGCCTATCCCTCCTGCTGACGCTGGCGGCCGTGCTGTTCTTTACCGGGGCGGTCTGGGCCATGGCGCGGCACGGACACATCGACTTCGATGACGGCCTGGTTTTGATAGGACTTTTCCTGTTCTGGCAATGTTTCCATGTCTTCGATGTCCTCAAGAGCAATGTTCAGCAAAACAAATCCTTCACCTGGAGACTGCCGGTGGACCTGGTCCTGCTGGCAATCGGGGCTTACGCCATTTACGTCAGCACCGATTGGTTGGTGGACTGGATTTCAAATATCCATACCGGCTTCATCAGCGCGCGGCACCTGGGCTGGCTCAGCGGTTGGCTGATGGTGTTGCCCAACGGGCTCCTGGCTTTTTACTATGGCTGGCGGGGCAACCCCGAGGTGGTGTACACTTCGCAAGTCGGCGATGGCCACATCTGCATCCCGCTGTGCATCGGAATCTATGCCCTCTACCGTCCGATTCAAACGCCGGCTTTCTTCGAGACCGGCTTGATTATTCTGCTGGCCTCCGCCGTCCTGCATTTTGTGCTGATCGCTTTGTTGGGCCGTCTTCCGCGCCTGATGGGCTGGGCGTTAACAGCGGCCTATGGCGTCTTCCTTTATGAAGGGTTGCTGAAGTAG
- a CDS encoding NUDIX domain-containing protein: MAEEIFDVVNERDEVVGQRPRSEVHRLGLMHRAIHVLVFNSKGQVFLQKRSLTKDRQPGLWDSSASGHVDTGETYDACAVRELREELGLSLSAPPLPLFKMAASPQTDQEHVWVYRCEAEGPFTLHPEEIERGDWFSPREVTTWMARSPADFASALLVIWPRASAAVELRPPAA, encoded by the coding sequence ATGGCTGAGGAAATCTTTGACGTGGTCAACGAGCGCGACGAGGTTGTAGGGCAGCGGCCCCGGAGCGAAGTCCATCGCCTGGGATTGATGCATCGGGCTATTCATGTCCTGGTCTTCAATTCCAAGGGCCAGGTCTTCCTCCAAAAGCGTTCGCTCACAAAAGACCGCCAGCCTGGGCTTTGGGATTCCTCGGCCTCGGGCCACGTGGATACCGGCGAGACATATGACGCCTGCGCCGTGCGCGAGTTGCGCGAGGAACTCGGGCTCTCTCTCAGCGCCCCTCCGCTGCCCTTGTTTAAAATGGCTGCCTCACCCCAGACAGACCAGGAGCACGTCTGGGTTTACCGCTGCGAGGCCGAAGGTCCTTTCACCCTGCACCCCGAAGAAATCGAGCGGGGCGATTGGTTCAGCCCGCGCGAGGTCACAACCTGGATGGCCCGCTCTCCGGCGGATTTCGCCAGCGCCCTGCTGGTCATCTGGCCTCGGGCGAGCGCAGCGGTGGAACTACGACCACCTGCCGCATAA